In Drosophila miranda strain MSH22 chromosome XR, D.miranda_PacBio2.1, whole genome shotgun sequence, the genomic window GTGTGAGTTTTTTAGTTGCTGTCTGTTTCAGACGttctttttcgtttttcttttgttaGATATTCATTTGGCAggacctacatacatatacagaGTTTTCATTGTTTTAAAGTGGAAACTTTTTTCTTGGTGCACTGCCACACACAGAACGTGCTGATAAAGCCGCGTTTTGCCAACAATCAAATAACTGAAACAgagacggtgacggtgacggagacggagacctAGACGGCCAGAGAGAGATACTGACTGTTCGTTCGGCCACAAGAACTGGGGCCAGAGACCGAGGCCAAAAGCAGCATATAAATCAGAAGAGCTATTGCGTAAAGCCAGAAGACCAAAATTTACGAGTCACTCTTTTGGAATGGCCGGCCAGAAATAGCAGATATCGATGGCTGAATGACAAATAGAAAATTTGATTTAAAAGTCCTTAATGGGGAAAGTTGTTTACTGTGTTCACAGTGAAATGCAGTTCTTATCGCAAATAAAGTGAACCGCAAATAGGCTTGATATATTTAGTTTTCGTATCACCCTTTGTCCTGTAAAATGTGTAAACACTTGATCGATTCAGTTTCCATCGAATCCAATCGCTTATTTGTACTTGAGTACTTACCAGAAATTCATTTGCTTCAACGTCAAAGAGCAGAAGAGTAAAGCCCCGAGACTCAGGGCAGGGCATTTACTTAGAGTTGAACTGTCAACCTTGTCACCTTGTCATTGACTGTAAATTTTGAGAGATTTTCCAATGAATTGCCCAAGCTTTTGACAGGAACAACAACAATACTAGAAACGTAGCCCCACCAAAAAGTCAGCCATCCACCCATTGATAATACTGATAACTGTGGTCTGTGTGGAACAAATTCTTCAACGCGCATCGCCTTCGCCGCGATAAGACGATAGCTGTCGAATACTCTACCATTGAGCGCCATGGGCGAGAAGTGGTAGCAATAGATGCCTATATAAAGTAGCGACAGTTGGTTGTACAACTCAATAGACGCCCCGTGCCAGAAGCCAACGGAACGGAGCCGACAAAATGCTTAAGTCTTTCgctttcctgctgctgctgtgcggCACTGCCTTGGCAGCCGACAGCTACGATGGGTGAGTAAGATGGGAGGGCGGATGGACTGGTGTAGTACCAGATGAGTGACGGTAACGGATCATCCATAGTTACAAGATCTACGACATCAATACGCGCACCGTGTTCGAgaaggagctgctgctgcgcctgTCCCAAAATGCGGACTTGGATTTCTTCGACTTGCCACGCTCTCTGGAGGCTGCCAGCCGCGTGATGGTGCAGCCAAAGGACCAGGTCGGCTtcgagcagctgctgcagaagttcgGCGTTGAGTATTCAGTGGTCGACGAGGATCTGGGAGTGTCCCTCAGGCAGGAGCAGTTGGAGAACCAGAGCCAGCGTCTATTGGCCCAGCGTTCTACCGCGCGCAGCATCAGCTTCTCGGCCTTCCACCGCCACTCCGAGATCAATGCCTATCTGGACGAGCTCGCCGCGGCCTATCCCAGCCGTGTGTCCGTCCAGGTGGCCGGCAAGTCGTACGAGAACCGCGACATCAAGACGATCACCATCAGCAACGGCGATGGCAAGACCGGCAAGAGCGTGATCTTCCTGGATGCCGGTATCCATGCCCGTGAGTGGATCGCCCACGCCGGTGCTCTGTACGTGATCCACCAGCTGGTGGAGAACTTTGCCGCCAACTCGGCTCTCCTGAAGGACTACGACTGGGTCATCCTTCCAGTGGTGAATCCCGATGGCTACGAGTACACTCACACCAGCACCCGCATGTGGCGCAAGACCCGCAAGCCCGCTAGCACTTCCTGCTACGGCACCGATGCCAACCGCAACTTCGATTACCACTGGGGCGAGGTGGGCGCCTCGAGCTACTCCTGTGACGACACCTTCAAGGGACAGACCGCCTTCTCCGAGCCGGAGACACAGCTGGTGCGCGATCTGTTGCTCAACCTGAAGGGTCGTGGCAAGTTCTATCTTACCCTCCACTCCTACGGCAACTATCTGCTCTATCCTTATGGCTGGACCTCGTAAGTGATGGCGTGAGAGATCAGCTCACCGCAAAAATTAAACCGCATTCCCATTTTCTCTAGCGCTCTGCCCACCAGCTGGCGCGACATCGATGATGTGGCCCAGGCTGGAGCAGCCGCCATCAAGGCTTCCACTGGAACCAAGTACACTGTGGGCAGCTCCACCAATGTCCTGTacgctgctgctggcggcaGTGATGACTACGCCTTCGCGGTGGCCGAGTTCCCCATCTCCATCACCATGGAGCTGCCTGCTGGCGGCACCGGCTTCAATCCCACCACTGCCCAGATCCTGCCCTACGTCGACGAGACCTGGACGGGCATCAAGGCCATGGCCGAAAAGGTCGTCGAAAACTACTAAACGAGTGCAATAAAACGCCCGCCGATATTCCCCAATCCCCCTACTCACTTTCGGGCCTCATTTCGAATTCCGTTTCCGTCCCAGGGGCGCCCCACTGGGCGATTGGGAGTTGTTCGGGCGTGTCGCGCTCGAGTTGTGGCATTGACACACAGGCTTTATTTGAGGTGAGGCACTCGACTCTAGCCGCAGCTATCGCAGCTGTCTGCTAATTGAGATCATGGAGTGCCCTCCTAAGTCAAGTGGCATAGCCTCCCGTTCTGCCGTAGTGGCCTGGCTTATCAAAGTTCCTCAAAAATGGACAAATTAACCCTCACGATCAGCTCTGATGCCTATCACTGGAAATAGAATAGATATTGGTGGCATAGATTCCAGATAGTGGCCGATAAGGGATAACATAGCAATAACATGGCTATCTGGGGCTAACTGGGAATGTCCGCAAGGTATACAGCTCTAGTATTTTTTCGACCCAGATCTGATATTGCTGCAGCTTTTATTATGGTTCTATCTGATAACCTGAAACTATTCCTAAATGAATTTATTATTGAGAGCATGTTCAGAGCATTATGCCAGCGGATACTTTTGAACCACCTTGCGAGCCATGGCCGCAATACCAACCCAGGTCTCCTTGACCATCTGATCGATGGCTGAGGCTGGTGGATCGAAGCCAGTGCCGCCGGGCGGCAGTTCCATGGTGAACGATATGGGGAAGCCTGCATTGAAGGCATAATCATCGCTGGCCCCAGCAGCCACGTACAGAACGTTGGTGGACGAACCGATTTCGTAGAAGGTGCCCGTGGCCTCGAGAATGGCATCGAAGCCTGCCTTGGCCACCTCGTGCAGATCATCAACAGTGTCCGGCAGGTCCCTATTAAGGACAGAAAATTAAGAGATGCTAAGACTGCAATCGGAGATGAACTTACGAGCTCCAGCCCCATGGGTAGAGGATGTAGGGTCCATAGGAATGCAGGGTGAGATACATTTTACCGCGATCGGCATAGCTGTGGATGAGATCGCTCACCACCACGGCCTCCGGCTCCGAGAACGCCTTCGAACCGGCGTAGGTCTGGTCGCAGGGATCCTCGGAGGCTCCCTCCTCGTTCCAGTGGAAGTCAAAGTTGCGGTTTGGATCCGTGCCAATGCAGTCGGGGCTGCTCGGCTTGCGTGTCTTGCGCCACATGCGCGTTTCCTCCGACAGCTGGGTATACTCATAGCCATCCGGGTTGACCACGGGCAAGATGACCCAGTCATAGTCCAGCAGCAGATCGGCATTGTCGGACAGATTGTTCACAAGCTCATCGATCAGGTACACGACAGCAGCGGGAGAGATCCACTCACGAGCATGGAACCCGCCATCCACAAAAATGACGTTCTTGTTTCGGCGACCATCCCCGTTCGTGATCGTGACAGTCTTCATGAGGCGCCTCTCGTAGCTTTTGCCCACGGTCTTGACGAACACGCGGTGAGGATGCTCCTCGGCCAAGTCCTCAATGAACTGGTTGATCTCTCCGTGACTGTAAAACCGCTCCGTGCCCAGTCGCCCGTTGCCTGTGTAGGGGAACCTGTTGCGCAGAATGCGATTCCTAGCGAACTGTCGTCGCAGAGTGAAACCCACGTTGCTGTTAAGGACCTTATAGCTCAAGGAGTGCCCGTCCATGAGCTGGACGAAGTTCAGCTGCTCCTCGGGATGGACCATGATGCGTGCCGGCTGACTGCCGCTCGAGAACACCTCATAGTACGATTCATTCTTGGCCAACTCGGCCAGGGCCTGATCCATCGTAGCCGTACGGGCTTTCGCTTGGACCTCATAGATCTTGAACCTAAACGAATCTGTAAAGTTTTAGGGTATCCATGAGAATGAAGAGTGTTCTTCGAGTGTCCTACCCTTCGTATTTGTTGGACTGAACCTCCGTCAGGCCCAGGCAGCTGAGAGCGAGTACCATCCACAAAACGCCCATCTTTCCACGTCGCAAGTCCGCGGAGAAATAAAACTCTGAGCTTCATATCGCCAGAGTATACGTACGGCCTGGCATACTGGTATATTGAATCGTTATCATTGCCTAATCAACGAGAAAGGTTTCAAAtcaggaaaaaattaatttatgaGAGATGATGATTGTTAACAATAAAATTAACAGAACATTGTTAATGTGTTATCGAATGCACTGAGAAATATTACCTGGAATACACGAATTGGTTTGAAGAGTCCCCCTTTAAAGTCTTTGTAGCCGAAAATTGATACTACCAGCTACCAGGCCCAGCGTGGCAGCATGTTTCCGTGTCACTAATATAATCAGAATTTCGCACATTATTGCAGAACACATAACGCTTCGAAAATGTTGCATTCAACAACACCCACCGCTACGAATGCTGCCAAACCACAGGCCTTCATGTAGTTAACATCAAGCTGACAAGTAGATAACATTCAGACTACATAAAGGTTTCACAATGTAGAATGTAGAAAGTAAAATACGTAAAAGTACGAGCTGTCATGTTCGTTCGTGTCTGTTCAGGTCCGTTAATATCCATTCCAGTCCAGTCCCGTCTTTTCCGTTCCTCTGTGATCGGTTTGCTTAAATTTTGATaacatttatatatatttttgtcagcaaataaaaaaaaatggtATTCAAAACTGATGGACTTCTAGTAAATCTCGATGAGCTTCTCGGCCATGGCACGAATGCCGATCCAAGTCTCGGTCACGAACTCGTCGATGCG contains:
- the LOC108153747 gene encoding carboxypeptidase B; this translates as MGVLWMVLALSCLGLTEVQSNKYEGFKIYEVQAKARTATMDQALAELAKNESYYEVFSSGSQPARIMVHPEEQLNFVQLMDGHSLSYKVLNSNVGFTLRRQFARNRILRNRFPYTGNGRLGTERFYSHGEINQFIEDLAEEHPHRVFVKTVGKSYERRLMKTVTITNGDGRRNKNVIFVDGGFHAREWISPAAVVYLIDELVNNLSDNADLLLDYDWVILPVVNPDGYEYTQLSEETRMWRKTRKPSSPDCIGTDPNRNFDFHWNEEGASEDPCDQTYAGSKAFSEPEAVVVSDLIHSYADRGKMYLTLHSYGPYILYPWGWSSDLPDTVDDLHEVAKAGFDAILEATGTFYEIGSSTNVLYVAAGASDDYAFNAGFPISFTMELPPGGTGFDPPASAIDQMVKETWVGIAAMARKVVQKYPLA
- the LOC108153676 gene encoding carboxypeptidase B; this encodes MLKSFAFLLLLCGTALAADSYDGYKIYDINTRTVFEKELLLRLSQNADLDFFDLPRSLEAASRVMVQPKDQVGFEQLLQKFGVEYSVVDEDLGVSLRQEQLENQSQRLLAQRSTARSISFSAFHRHSEINAYLDELAAAYPSRVSVQVAGKSYENRDIKTITISNGDGKTGKSVIFLDAGIHAREWIAHAGALYVIHQLVENFAANSALLKDYDWVILPVVNPDGYEYTHTSTRMWRKTRKPASTSCYGTDANRNFDYHWGEVGASSYSCDDTFKGQTAFSEPETQLVRDLLLNLKGRGKFYLTLHSYGNYLLYPYGWTSALPTSWRDIDDVAQAGAAAIKASTGTKYTVGSSTNVLYAAAGGSDDYAFAVAEFPISITMELPAGGTGFNPTTAQILPYVDETWTGIKAMAEKVVENY